A window of the Streptomyces sp. NBC_01351 genome harbors these coding sequences:
- a CDS encoding chaplin, whose protein sequence is MKNFKKAAAVTMIAGGLVAAGAGVSSAHGSASAEGEALNSPGVASGNLLQVPVHVPVNVVGNSVTAIGLLNGAWGNTGVNS, encoded by the coding sequence GTGAAGAACTTCAAGAAGGCCGCAGCAGTCACCATGATCGCGGGCGGCCTCGTCGCCGCCGGCGCCGGTGTCTCCTCGGCGCACGGCAGTGCGTCGGCGGAGGGCGAGGCCCTGAACTCGCCCGGCGTGGCCTCCGGGAACCTGCTCCAGGTCCCGGTCCACGTCCCGGTCAACGTCGTGGGCAACTCGGTCACCGCGATCGGCCTGCTGAACGGAGCCTGGGGCAACACGGGCGTCAATTCCTAA
- a CDS encoding ABC transporter ATP-binding protein yields MSDVLELVDVSVVREGRALVDQVSWSVKEGERWVILGPNGAGKTTLLNLASSYLFPTKGTATILGGTLGKPGTDVFELRPRIGIAGIAMADKLPKRQTVLQTVLTAAYGMTATWQEEYEEIDEQRARAFLDRLGMSDYLDRKFGTLSEGERKRTLIARALMTDPELLLLDEPAAGLDLGGREDLVRRLGRLASDPLAPSMVMVTHHVEEIAPGFTHVLMIRQGKVVAAGPIDLELTSRNLSLCFGLPLIVERNGNDRWTAQGLPLR; encoded by the coding sequence ATGAGCGATGTTCTGGAGCTGGTGGACGTATCCGTGGTCCGCGAGGGCCGGGCGCTGGTGGACCAGGTCTCCTGGTCGGTCAAGGAGGGCGAGCGCTGGGTGATCCTCGGCCCCAACGGCGCCGGCAAGACCACGCTGCTGAACCTCGCCTCCAGCTACCTCTTCCCCACCAAGGGCACCGCCACCATCCTCGGCGGCACCCTCGGCAAGCCCGGCACCGACGTGTTCGAGCTGCGCCCCCGCATCGGCATCGCCGGCATCGCGATGGCCGACAAGCTCCCCAAGCGGCAGACCGTCCTGCAGACCGTCCTCACCGCCGCCTACGGCATGACGGCGACCTGGCAGGAGGAGTACGAGGAGATCGACGAGCAGCGCGCCCGCGCCTTCCTCGACCGCCTCGGCATGAGCGACTACCTCGACCGGAAGTTCGGCACCCTCTCCGAGGGCGAGCGCAAGCGCACGCTGATCGCCCGCGCGCTGATGACCGACCCCGAGCTGCTGCTCCTCGACGAGCCCGCCGCCGGCCTGGACCTCGGCGGCCGCGAGGACCTCGTACGGCGCCTCGGCCGGCTCGCCAGCGACCCGCTCGCACCCTCCATGGTCATGGTCACGCACCACGTCGAGGAGATCGCGCCCGGCTTCACCCACGTCCTGATGATCCGTCAGGGCAAGGTCGTCGCCGCGGGCCCGATCGACCTCGAACTGACCTCCCGCAACCTCTCGCTCTGCTTCGGCCTCCCGCTGATCGTCGAGCGCAACGGCAACGACCGCTGGACCGCCCAGGGTTTGCCCCTGCGCTAG
- a CDS encoding NfeD family protein, which produces MDIDAWVWWLIGAVGLGIPLVLTAMPEFGMFATGAVAAAVTAALGGGVVAQVLVFVIVSVALIAVVRPIANRHRDQRPQHRSGIDALKGRSAIVLERVDGRDGRIKLAGEVWSARTLDADTSFEPGQSVDVVEIDGATAVVM; this is translated from the coding sequence GTGGACATCGACGCATGGGTGTGGTGGCTCATCGGCGCGGTCGGACTGGGCATCCCCCTCGTCCTGACCGCCATGCCGGAGTTCGGCATGTTCGCCACCGGCGCGGTCGCGGCCGCCGTCACGGCGGCCCTTGGCGGGGGAGTGGTGGCACAGGTCCTGGTCTTCGTGATCGTGTCGGTCGCGCTCATCGCCGTCGTCCGGCCGATCGCCAACCGGCACCGCGACCAGCGCCCCCAACACCGCAGCGGGATCGACGCGTTGAAGGGCAGAAGTGCGATCGTCCTCGAACGCGTCGACGGCCGCGACGGCCGCATCAAGCTCGCCGGCGAGGTCTGGTCCGCGCGCACCCTCGACGCGGACACCAGCTTCGAACCGGGCCAGTCGGTCGACGTCGTGGAGATCGACGGGGCGACCGCCGTCGTCATGTGA
- a CDS encoding SPFH domain-containing protein — translation MSSIIIVLIILVVLVFIALVKTIQVIPQASAAIVERFGRYTRTLNAGLNIVVPFIDSIRNRIDLREQVVPFPPQPVITQDNLVVNIDTVIYYQVTDARAATYEVASYIQAIEQLTVTTLRNIIGGMDLERTLTSREEINAALRGVLDEATGKWGIRVNRVELKAIEPPTSIQDSMEKQMRADRDKRAAILQAEGVRQSEILRAEGEKQSSILRAEGDAKAAALRAEGEAQAIRTVFESIHAGDADQKLLAYQYLQMLPKLAEGDANKLWIVPSEIGDALKGLSGAMGNFGPMGAGSGFNPQNAGKDGGGIPAARDKDAAERREQPPID, via the coding sequence ATGTCATCGATCATCATCGTCCTGATCATTCTGGTGGTTCTGGTCTTCATCGCACTGGTCAAGACGATCCAGGTGATCCCGCAGGCCAGCGCCGCCATCGTCGAGCGCTTCGGCCGCTACACGCGCACCCTCAACGCGGGCCTCAACATCGTCGTCCCGTTCATCGATTCGATCCGCAACCGGATCGACCTCCGCGAACAGGTCGTCCCCTTCCCGCCGCAGCCGGTCATCACCCAGGACAACCTGGTCGTCAACATCGACACCGTCATCTACTACCAGGTGACCGACGCCCGCGCCGCGACGTACGAAGTGGCCAGCTACATCCAGGCCATCGAGCAGCTCACCGTCACCACCCTGCGCAACATCATCGGCGGCATGGACCTGGAGCGGACCCTCACCTCCCGCGAGGAGATCAACGCGGCCCTGCGCGGCGTCCTCGACGAGGCCACCGGCAAGTGGGGCATCCGCGTCAACCGCGTCGAGCTCAAGGCCATCGAGCCGCCGACCTCCATCCAGGACTCGATGGAGAAGCAGATGCGAGCCGACCGCGACAAGCGTGCCGCGATCCTCCAGGCCGAGGGTGTCCGCCAGTCCGAGATCCTGCGCGCCGAGGGCGAGAAGCAGTCCTCCATCCTCCGCGCCGAGGGTGACGCCAAGGCCGCCGCGCTGCGCGCCGAGGGCGAAGCGCAGGCCATCCGTACGGTGTTCGAGTCCATCCACGCCGGCGACGCCGACCAGAAGCTCCTCGCCTACCAGTACCTCCAGATGCTCCCGAAGCTCGCCGAAGGCGACGCCAACAAGCTCTGGATCGTGCCCAGCGAGATCGGCGACGCCCTCAAGGGCCTCTCCGGAGCCATGGGCAACTTCGGCCCGATGGGCGCCGGTTCCGGCTTCAACCCGCAGAACGCCGGCAAGGACGGCGGCGGCATCCCCGCCGCCCGCGACAAGGACGCCGCGGAACGCCGCGAGCAGCCCCCCATCGACTAG
- a CDS encoding sulfite exporter TauE/SafE family protein: MSIWESLAVFAAGIGASTINTIVGSGTLITFPVLLATGLPPVTANVSNTLGLVPGSISGAIGYRKELQGQRARILRLGAVSLVGGLAGAVLLLTLPSDSFDTIVPVLIGLALVLVVFQPRLAAYLRRRQESTGGDPGHPDGGPALLTGMLLSSAYGGYFGAAQGVLYLGLMGLLLHEDLQRINAVKNVVAALVNGIAAVFFLFVAEFDWTAVLLIAVGSTIGGQIGAKVGRRLPPTVLRAIIVVVGTLAIVQLLLR; this comes from the coding sequence ATGTCCATCTGGGAATCACTCGCGGTCTTCGCGGCCGGCATCGGCGCCAGCACCATCAACACCATCGTCGGCTCCGGCACCCTGATCACCTTCCCGGTGCTGCTGGCCACCGGCCTGCCGCCGGTCACCGCCAACGTGTCCAACACCCTCGGCCTGGTGCCCGGTTCCATCAGCGGAGCCATCGGCTACCGCAAGGAGCTCCAGGGACAGCGCGCCCGCATCCTGCGGCTCGGCGCCGTGTCCCTCGTCGGCGGTCTCGCGGGAGCCGTCCTGCTCCTCACCCTGCCGTCCGACTCCTTCGACACGATCGTGCCCGTCCTCATCGGACTGGCCCTCGTGCTCGTCGTCTTCCAGCCCCGCCTCGCCGCCTACCTGCGCCGCCGCCAGGAGTCCACCGGAGGCGACCCGGGCCACCCCGACGGCGGCCCCGCCCTGCTCACCGGAATGCTGCTCTCCAGCGCGTACGGGGGCTACTTCGGTGCCGCCCAGGGCGTCCTCTACCTCGGCCTGATGGGCCTGCTCCTCCACGAGGACCTGCAACGCATCAACGCCGTGAAGAACGTCGTCGCCGCCCTGGTGAACGGCATCGCCGCCGTGTTCTTCCTCTTCGTCGCCGAGTTCGACTGGACGGCCGTCCTGCTCATCGCCGTCGGCTCCACCATCGGCGGCCAGATCGGCGCCAAGGTCGGCCGTCGCCTCCCGCCGACGGTCCTCCGCGCGATCATCGTGGTGGTCGGAACCCTCGCGATCGTCCAGCTACTGC